In one window of Juglans regia cultivar Chandler chromosome 3, Walnut 2.0, whole genome shotgun sequence DNA:
- the LOC108981243 gene encoding serine/threonine-protein kinase SRPK-like produces MEIEENKRQQCRSSEDGSESGDYTSEDEGTEDYRRGGYHAVRIGDAFKNGRYVVQSKLGWGHFSTVWLAWDTHFSRYVALKVQKSAQHYTEAAMDEITILKQIAEGDPDDKKCVVKLLDNFKHSGPNGQHVCMVFEYLGDNLLTLIKYTNYRGMPINRVKDICFHILVGLDYLHRQLSIIHTDLKPENILLMAMIDPAKDPRKSGAPLILPNSKDKAAMECAAVKENKTLNGDLTRNQKKKIRRKAKRAAQGCVEKEVSAEAEADPESSGAVESSPNVKLNVGSVEDQPTSSVNTDRLSDADGTKGTGQGNHSAKRGSRLNRQKLLASVDLKCKLVDFGNACWTYKQFTNDIQTRQYRCPEVILGSKYSTSADLWSFACICFELATGDVLFDPHTGDNFDRDEDHLALMMELLGMMPRKIALGGRYSRDFFNRYGDLRHIRRLRFWPLSKVLIEKYDFSEQDANDMNDFLVPILDFVPEKRPTAGECLLHPWINAGPRLLEPSMPSTQNQVAESIISEKKKREKDERVAMEVGMENIAINSESKPVKDSPSNDKPSKGATSSSSR; encoded by the exons ATGGAGATTGAGGAGAACAAGAGGCAACAGTGTCGTTCTTCGGAGGATGGAAGCGAGAGCGGCGACTACACGTCGGAGGACGAAGGGACGGAAGACTACAGGAGGGGAGGGTACCACGCGGTCCGAATCGGCGACGCCTTCAAGAATGGCCGCTACGTCGTCCAGAGCAAGCTTGGCTGGGGTCACTTCTCAACCGTCTGGCTCGCTTGGGACACCCATTTCTCT CGATACGTAGCTCTGAAAGTGCAAAAGAGTGCGCAGCATTATACTGAGGCGGCGATGGATGAGATAACCATCCTGAAACAGATTGCTGAGGGCGACCCGGATGATAAAAAATGCGTAGTGAAGCTTTTGGATAACTTCAAGCATTCGGGTCCTAACGGGCAGCATGTTTGTATGGTTTTTGAGTACTTGGGGGATAATCTTTTGACTCTTATCAAGTATACTAATTACCGGGGTATGCCCATTAATAGGGTGAAGGATatctgttttcatattttggtgGGGTTGGATTACTTGCACAGACAGCTTTCTATCATACACACTGATTTGAAACCAGAAAACATATTGCTAATGGCAATGATAGACCCTGCTAAGGATCCGAGAAAGTCAGGTGCTCCTCTAATTCTTCCAAATAGCAAGGATAAGGCCGCAATGGAGTGTGCGGCTGTGAAGGAAAACAAGACCTTAAATGGGGATTTGACTAGGAACCAGAAGAAAAAGATTCGAAGAAAGGCAAAGCGAGCAGCTCAGGGCTGTGTGGAGAAGGAAGTTTCAGCCGAAGCTGAGGCAGATCCAGAATCATCTGGTGCTGTAGAGTCTTCTCCTAATGTGAAGTTGAATGTGGGTTCTGTAGAAGACCAGCCTACTAGTTCTGTCAATACAGATAGATTATCAGATGCTGATGGAACAAAGGGCACTGGGCAAGGGAATCACAGTGCCAAGCGTGGAAGCCGCTTGAATAGGCAGAAGTTATTGGCATCAGTTGACCTCAAGTGCAAGTTGGTTGATTTTGGGAATGCATGTTGGACATACAAACAGTTCACGAATGACATTCAGACAAGACAGTATAGGTGTCCAGAGGTGATCCTCGGATCTAAATATTCTACTTCAGCCGATCTCTGGTCATTTGCTTGCATTTGTTTTGAGCTTGCAACTGGTGATGTACTCTTTGATCCCCATACTGGCGACAACTTTGATAGAGATGAG GATCACTTGGCATTGATGATGGAGCTTCTTGGAATGATGCCACGCAAG ATTGCCTTAGGTGGCCGCTATTCGCGGGATTTCTTCAATAGATATGGTGATCTGAGGCACATCCGTCGTTTGCGTTTCTGGCCCCTGAGCAAGGTTCTCATTGAGAAGTACGATTTCAGTGAGCAAGATGCGAATGACATGAATGACTTCCTGGTTCCAATCCTTGACTTTGTCCCTGAGAAGCGGCCCACCGCAGGTGAGTGCCTTCTTCATCCATGGATCAATGCAGGACCTCGTCTTTTGGAGCCATCTATGCCTTCTACTCAAAACCAAGTAGCGGAAAGTATAATTTCTGAGAAAAAGAAGAGGGAGAAGGATGAGAGGGTAGCAATGGAGGTTGGAATGGAGAATATTGCCATAAATTCAGAGTCTAAACCAGTCAAAGATTCTCCATCTAACGATAAACCTTCCAAGGGCGCCACTAGTAGTTCATCTAGGTAG